Proteins encoded by one window of Cloeon dipterum chromosome 2, ieCloDipt1.1, whole genome shotgun sequence:
- the LOC135937323 gene encoding macrophage mannose receptor 1-like, producing the protein MAITQPDTKSTAESRTTNAIQLSSSVQDTIPPTIPEERTTAGVVEEVTTLSSGADTLQSEPLTFQKLTTATTTNGVESSTDPTKILQTTLGLASTDTTTTVESVESIVTTANTQTPSVALPTAPSVELQSTTKVATTLTTTLNMISTATATRTTTKTPMTSSTVTATTIISKTTNTPTTTTTATVMSITTTTTTTTTTTTVPPCIPFTCKPDAAKLDAKGLVASNAVTNGVLRPACDRLYLFSTDKKAWADAASQCCTYGMSLITVESWQRLSCISDLMNSGDGFGLAGEYLTSLSDYQKEGSYVWCNGNNTVLGNLTWNTGEPSGQEEDCGSVKIGPGPLKSNVINDVNCASTVNYICEVPVTTTTKPPCLNYTCEKKATYLDTNDFIDPSKPIEGKLRLACDRMYFFSDTQKNWQEAASECCSRNMQLLSIEDAREIMCLGTMLARSNYGGFGGTWWTAGSDEFHEGHFTWCTANTAKNVSSDFKFGAGEPNNAGGNENCIEMVVGGGTPPANIYFNDRPCVTYRAKYVCETFSPSCPFPQCPTSVPCQTDAAKLENSKKWKSNSDGVFRSACGSQYFISKVGKSRNDAETECCKYGMKLMSIESFQELACIADMNKAEFKNTGDRFWTSGVNAGFGCEFKHGFCGTKSLLYQNFSNWFPNEPSSPLDERCVEVKLEYDPKLIYINDLSCTESRYFICEGNQPECAPTCPSKSTCVKDNSLFNLKGELLNTASYGRWATGSEKTYLYATSNKLSWTNAYIMCCKLGMDLVSVETDSEMKAIFDLNNNDALLKYNTEFWTSGTQLDCNFHYTYCSSGTTFYRNDTKWKSGEPNNINEQQWCVLSHFGPSATYGISQAWLADETCTDSLGYICEMPSKPCTSATCYDYDCAPAKASQVTAMTGPDGKFQTFCGKKYFYHKDTKNYKDAFYECCKFGMKLVSVETNAERECIHNGFKSAGWGTGAVWTSGTFDGIGCVRSAGWCPDGTLISKDIPWGSGEPNFPYVESCVNLYVNGGDAATTFLNDLGCGVAIRFLCEA; encoded by the exons ATGGCAATAACTCAACCCGACACAAAATCAACTGCAGAATCACGT ACAACTAATGCCATTCAATTATCTTCCTCTGTTCAAGACACAA TTCCACCAACCATTCCCGAAGAAAGAACGACAGCAGGCGTGGTGGAAGAGGTCACCACGCTTTCGTCTGGAGCCGATACTCTACAATCAGAGCctttaacttttcaaaaattaacaacagcTACAACTACCAATGGTGTTGAATCCTCAACAGATCCAACCAAAATTCTACAAACAACTCTTGGGCTGGCATCTACTGATACTACCACCACAGTAGAATCCGTAGAATCCATCGTAACAACAGCCAACACTCAAACGCCAAGTGTGGCATTGCCGACAGCCCCATCAGTTGAATTGCAATCAACTACAAAAGTGGCGACGACGCTAACAACAACCCTTAATATGATATCCACCGCGACAGCCACTAGAACGACAACAAAAACCCCTATGACATCATCCACGGTGACGGCCACGACTATAATATCGAAAACAACCAATACGCCGACTACAACTACGACAGCCACTGTAATGTCAATAACAACTACGACAacgacgacgacaacaacTACAACAGTGCCACCATGCATACCTTTCACCTGCAAACCAGAC GCTGCGAAACTTGACGCAAAAGGACTGGTGGCat cAAACGCGGTGACCAACGGAGTTTTAAGACCTGCATGCGATCGTCTTTACCTGTTCAGCACAGATAAA aaagcatgGGCCGACGCGGCGAGCCAATGTTGCACTTATGGTATGTCATTAATTACTGTAGAATCGTGGCAACGTCTCTCTTGCATTTCCGACCTGATGAATA gtggCGATGGCTTCGGACTGGCGGGGGAGTATCTGACTTCCTTGAGTGATTACCAGAAAGAAGGTTCGTACGTTTGGTGCAACGGAAACAACACGGTGCTTGGGAACCTGACGTGGAACACTGGCGAACCGAGCGGACAAGAGGAAGATTGTGGATCAGTCAAAATCGGGCCTGGTCCATTGAAAAGCAACGTCATCAATGATGTTAACTGTGCCTCCACTGTAAATTATATCTGCGaa GTGCCtgtaacaacaacaaccaagCCACCTTGCCTCAACTACACGTGCGAGAAAAAG GCCACTTATCTCGACACAAACGACTTCATCGacc CATCTAAGCCTATCGAAGGAAAATTACGACTTGCGTGTGATAGAATGTATTTCTTTAGTGACACTCAG aaaaactGGCAGGAAGCCGCTTCAGAATGCTGTTCGCGTAACATGCAGCTGTTGAGCATTGAAGACGCGAGGGAAATTATGTGCTTGGGCACAATGCTAGCCA gatCAAATTATGGCGGATTTGGTGGCACGTGGTGGACGGCGGGCAGTGACGAGTTCCACGAAGGCCACTTTACCTGGTGCACGGCAAACACGGCAAAGAATGTATCCtcggattttaaatttggtgcaGGCGAGCCTAACAACGCGGgcggaaatgaaaattgcataGAGATGGTCGTGGGTGGAGGCACGCCAccagcaaatatttattttaatgatagaCCGTGTGTCACCTACCGCGCCAAATATGTTTGCGAG ACTTTCTCTCCGTCTTGTCCCTTCCCTCAATGTCCGACGTCTGTTCCTTGTCAAACTGACGCTGCAAAACTCGAAAACTCCAAAAAGTGGAAAA GCAACTCCGACGGCGTATTTAGATCAGCCTGCGGCTCTCAGTATTTCATTTCCAAGGTaggaaaaagcagaaatgatGCCGAGACTGAATGTTGCAAGTACGGCATGAAGCTGATGAGCATAGAGTCATTTCAAGAATTGGCATGCATTGCTGATATGAACAAAg CCGAGTTCAAGAACACCGGCGACCGTTTTTGGACTTCTGGAGTTAATGCAGGATTTGGTTGCGAATTTAAACATGGATTTTGCGGCACTAAATCACTGCTgtatcaaaatttttccaattggtTCCCAAACGAACCATCGAGCCCTCTAGACGAGCGTTGCGTCGAAGTGAAGCTGGAATATGACCCGAAATTGATATACATCAATGACCTCTCGTGCACTGAATCAAGATATTTCATATGCGAG ggAAACCAACCGGAATGCGCTCCTACATGCCCTAGCAAATCAACATGTGTCAAAGAC AATTCTCTTTTTAACTTGAAAGGAGAGCTTTTGA ACACAGCAAGCTATGGACGATGGGCCACTGGAAGTGAAAAGACTTATCTTTATGCCACTAGTAACAAG TTATCTTGGACAAACGCCTACATTATGTGTTGCAAATTAGGAATGGATTTAGTTTCCGTGGAAACCGATTCGGAAATGAAGGCCATCTTCGACCTGAATAATAATGATG CGTTGCTTAAGTACAATACCGAGTTTTGGACGAGTGGAACCCAACTAGATTGCAATTTTCACTACACATACTGCTCCTCCGGCACCACTTTCTACAGAAACGACACTAAATG GAAATCTGGCGAGCCAAACAATATAAACGAACAGCAGTGGTGCGTGCTTTCTCATTTCGGACCCTCAGCTACGTACGGCATAAGTCAAGCATGGCTAGCAGATGAAACTTGCACCGATTCGCTTGGTTACATTTGCGAG atGCCCTCAAAACCATGCACTTCAGCAACGTGCTACGATTATGACTGCGCT CCTGCGAAAGCTAGCCAAGTGACAGCAATGACGG ggcCTGATGGGAAGTTTCAAACGTTTTGTGGGAAAAAATACTTCTACCATAAGGATACG aaaaattataaagacgCCTTTTATGAATGTTGCAAATTCGGGATGAAACTCGTTTCCGTCGAGACGAACGCAGAGCGTGAATGCATTCACAACGGATTCAAAT CTGCTGGATGGGGAACTGGTGCCGTGTGGACTTCAGGCACCTTTGATGGAATTGGTTGTGTTCGCTCTGCCGGCTGGTGTCCAGACGGAACATTGATTAGCAAGGATATTCCTTGGGGATCAGGGGAGCCCAATTTTCCCTATGTTGAAAGCTGCGTGAATCTCTACGTCAATGGTGGAGATGCTGCGACTACTTTTCTCAATGACCTGGGATGTGGTGTCGCTATTCGTTTTCTTTGCGAAGCATAA